The DNA sequence CCCGGGCCAGCCGGCTCCACACCGCCACCGTCGTGCGGTCGGCCCACTGCATTTCGTCGACGACCAGCACGGCCGGGCCGTCCTGGCTCAGCTCGTCCACCAAGGCGATCAGCTGCTCGGCGGCCCGGGCGGCGAGGTCGGCACCCTTGCCCGCGACGGCGCCGCCCCGCAGCAGCTTGGAAATGGCCACCCGGCGGGGATCCCGCGCGGCCGGCGTGATCCGCAACGCGTCCAGCAGCGGCAGCAGCGGCAGTGCCTGCCCGAGCTCGTCGCCGGCTCCCCAGTACACCTGGCAGCCCGCGTCGGTCGCGGCCGCGCAGGCCGTCCGCACGAGCGCGGACTTGCCGATCCCCGGCTCGCCGTCCACCAGAACGGCGACACCGCGACCGGCGCCCACACCACGGATCCAGGCGACCAGCCAGGACAGCTCACTGTCCCGACCGACCAGCAGCTCGGTACCGTCGGTGAGCGGTCGCACACGGAGATAATAAGAGGAAAACTTGTTGCCCAACAAGAGGTATCGTGGGGCAAACCCGGATCGCCGGCCGTTAACCAAGGCTTCCCTTCCGGGCAAACATCCATTTCGATAATAATCCCGTTTCGTGATCCGAACGTGATTCCGCTGCGCGGAAGAATGTGGCTACTTGCCGCCACGCAACGCCGGAGAACGCCGCACGTACCGATCCGGACGAAATGCGGAGAAACGGTGTTACCGCCATCGAAAGGGGCCGCGGCCGCGGAACACCCGCACCGGTTCCACGACTTTCCGGCCCTCGTTCCGCCCGCACCGGGCGTGGCGTTCGAGCATTTCGACGACCACACCGCGTCCCCGAAGGCCCGGGCCGGCGACAGCGCCACGGCACCCCGCGGCGTTTGGTTTCAGCCGGGCGAACCGGCCGGATTCACCGGCGCGCCAGATCGCCGATCCGTTGTTTTCCGCCTTGACCTGCACCCTCGGGCCACGTTTTCCGCACCCCGCCGGTGGCCGCCGCCCGGCCGGGCGGCCGCATACCCCTTCGGACGAGCGCCTGCCTCCTCATCACCCTCAGTGACCACTCCGGAGACCGCCGGCACGGGAACCGGAGCGGGCGAATCAGCGATCCCGGTGCCAGGCTCTCCGGAATCAGCGGGCCTGCCCCGTTTCCACCGGAGCTATTCGTAGCGCACGACGACGTCCGGCGAGCAAAAACAAGATCGTCGATCTAGTATTCGTGCGGCCATTCTGGTGAAATCCCGTTTTCGATGTACGCACGCGTTGTCAAGCGCTTACCAGGTCCCTACAGTGGCCTGCCTGACTCCGGGGAATGATTCACACACACCCCTTGGACTCGGTACAACAACCGTGATCTCCTGTCGAGGAGCAAGGCCTTGTTCGGAATAGCCAGGAGCAGTAACCGGGTTCGCACACGTCACGTCGCGCTCGCCGTCGCGGCCGTCCTGGCCGCCAGCGGCTGCGGGGCGCTCGGTGCCGAAGTCTCGAACTCCTCGTCCAGCGGCAGCGGCCTGGAAAAGCACACGATCAAGGTTTCCATCTTGCCCACCACGGATCTCGGGCCGTTCTGGCTGGCCCAGGAGGGCGGTTACTTCCAGGCCGAAGGCCTCACCGTCGAGTCCGTGGTCGCCGCCAGCGGCCAGGCCTCGCTGACGAAAGCGATCTCCGGCGAGGCCGACATCGCGTTTTCCACCTACCCCCCGTTCTTCATCGCGCGCAGTTCCGGCTCCGCCGACATGCAGCTGGTCGCCGACGCGACGTCGGTCAACCCGAAGTCCAATGCGATCGTCACGGTTCCGAACTCCCCGGTGAAGACGATCTTCGACCTGGCGGGCAAGAAGATCGCCATCACGGCCAAGAACACCGCGTCCGATCTGCTCACCCGCTCGGTGATGCAGGACCACAACGTGGACGTCGGCAAGGTGAAGTGGGTGCTGGTCGCGCTACCGAACATCGCCGCCGCGCTGCAGCAGGGGCAGGCCGACGCCGCGTACCTGCCCGAGCCGTACATCACGCAGGCGGCCCAGACGGTCGGCGCGATCCCCGTGATCGACATCAACAGCGGCGCGACCCAGGACTTCCCGCTGACCGGCTACGGCGCGACGAGGAAGTGGGTGCGGGAGAACCCGAAGACGCTGGCCGCGTTCCAGCGCGCGA is a window from the Amycolatopsis sp. cg9 genome containing:
- a CDS encoding ABC transporter substrate-binding protein, whose translation is MPTTDLGPFWLAQEGGYFQAEGLTVESVVAASGQASLTKAISGEADIAFSTYPPFFIARSSGSADMQLVADATSVNPKSNAIVTVPNSPVKTIFDLAGKKIAITAKNTASDLLTRSVMQDHNVDVGKVKWVLVALPNIAAALQQGQADAAYLPEPYITQAAQTVGAIPVIDINSGATQDFPLTGYGATRKWVRENPKTLAAFQRAMQKATHETTNDRAKVEPLLVRFAKIDEDTAKLLTLPGYGSILDSRRLQRVPDLLLQLGAIPSPIDVNSMIGPQAGR